A DNA window from Staphylococcus warneri contains the following coding sequences:
- a CDS encoding YciI family protein: protein MSYYLVKFVHTDMKGWQQHIRDHAIYLYQLVESGDLLVSGPVENEDKSKLEAYLVLKANNEDQLMSLLKADPFWKEGLVADYSIEQWTPMFGKPENIEITSPIEED from the coding sequence ATGTCTTATTATTTAGTGAAATTTGTTCATACAGATATGAAAGGCTGGCAACAGCACATACGTGATCATGCTATTTATTTATATCAGCTCGTTGAATCTGGTGACTTATTAGTATCAGGCCCAGTCGAAAATGAGGATAAAAGTAAATTGGAGGCGTATTTAGTACTTAAAGCAAATAATGAAGACCAATTAATGTCATTACTCAAAGCTGATCCGTTTTGGAAAGAAGGATTAGTAGCGGATTATTCGATAGAACAATGGACACCTATGTTTGGTAAGCCAGAAAATATCGAGATAACTAGTCCTATAGAAGAAGATTAA
- a CDS encoding PadR family transcriptional regulator produces the protein MFNRNNNRINRGMRHFEGFDMNRGQGRGPGQFGDFRQMNGRDRFFKKGNLQFVILEMLKEEPRHGYQIIKDLEEKFKGFYSPSPGSVYPILQMLEDRDFVTITKDGNKKVYSITEEGQQFVDENKENSDFSERMAQFENVDFEEMKQSREKLHDLFHLFMKASKESMQDNDKKEQLDKIIKETKEKLEQLSK, from the coding sequence ATGTTTAATAGAAATAATAATCGTATAAATAGAGGTATGAGACATTTTGAAGGATTTGATATGAACAGAGGCCAAGGTAGAGGGCCAGGTCAGTTTGGAGACTTTAGACAAATGAATGGTAGAGATAGATTCTTCAAAAAAGGAAATTTACAATTTGTAATTTTAGAAATGTTAAAAGAGGAACCAAGACATGGTTACCAAATTATTAAAGATTTAGAAGAAAAATTTAAAGGTTTTTATTCTCCAAGTCCAGGTTCAGTGTATCCTATTTTACAAATGTTAGAAGATAGAGACTTTGTCACAATCACTAAAGATGGCAATAAAAAAGTGTATTCAATTACAGAAGAAGGTCAACAATTTGTTGATGAAAACAAAGAAAATAGTGATTTTTCAGAACGCATGGCGCAATTTGAAAATGTAGACTTTGAAGAAATGAAACAATCACGCGAAAAGTTACACGATTTATTCCATTTATTTATGAAAGCATCAAAAGAATCTATGCAAGACAATGATAAAAAAGAACAGTTAGATAAGATTATAAAAGAAACAAAAGAGAAATTAGAACAATTATCTAAATAG
- a CDS encoding pyruvate, water dikinase regulatory protein — MKEQQAQQLTIYIVSDSIGETAQRMIHATLTQFPDLTQIEIKKFPYIKDENEFLNVLELAHEKNAIVVTTLVSESFNALGHQYAQEHQISYIDYMSELITMIEQHTQSTPLMESGALRKMNTEYFKRIEAIEYSVKYDDGKHFTDIGEADALIVGVSRTSKTPLSMYLANKGYKIANIPLVPEVTIPESVFQHKGLKVFGLTASPNYIANIRKNRAEALGISKTSTYNSLDRIKKELSYAEEIFNKLNTTVINTEYKSIEESAFYIEKFLQQND, encoded by the coding sequence GTGAAAGAACAACAAGCACAACAATTAACGATTTACATCGTTTCTGACTCTATAGGGGAAACGGCACAACGGATGATACATGCGACACTGACCCAATTTCCAGATTTAACACAAATAGAAATTAAGAAGTTCCCATATATTAAGGATGAAAATGAATTTCTTAATGTATTAGAATTAGCGCATGAAAAAAACGCGATAGTGGTTACAACACTGGTTAGTGAATCTTTCAATGCACTTGGTCATCAATATGCACAGGAACACCAAATATCATATATAGATTATATGTCGGAATTAATCACGATGATTGAGCAACATACGCAATCTACACCACTGATGGAAAGTGGCGCATTACGAAAAATGAACACAGAATATTTCAAACGTATTGAAGCTATAGAATATTCGGTTAAATATGATGATGGTAAACACTTCACGGATATTGGAGAAGCGGACGCCCTAATTGTTGGCGTATCTCGAACGTCTAAAACACCATTGAGTATGTATTTAGCCAATAAAGGTTATAAAATAGCGAATATACCATTAGTGCCAGAAGTGACGATTCCTGAAAGTGTATTTCAACATAAAGGACTAAAGGTATTCGGTTTAACAGCAAGTCCCAATTATATCGCTAATATTAGAAAAAATCGTGCTGAGGCGTTAGGTATTTCAAAAACGTCAACATACAACAGTTTAGACAGAATTAAAAAAGAATTATCCTATGCCGAAGAAATATTCAATAAATTAAATACAACCGTGATTAACACAGAATATAAATCTATAGAAGAATCAGCATTTTATATTGAAAAGTTTTTACAACAAAACGATTAA
- the ppdK gene encoding pyruvate, phosphate dikinase produces the protein MTKLIYAFDEGQKSMKDLLGGKGANLSEMKRLGLPVPDGFTITTEACIDYLKQGEHLSDEVKSQLHDHLTAFSNRTGKSFSSQDHLLLVSVRSGAKISMPGMMDTILNLGLNDENVEKLATKTDDARFAYDCYRRLLQMFGDVVYGVPMTHFDTYFEQYKKAHQYNSDADITAEGLKEICEQYKGIYLEHGHKPFPQDPLQQLEESIEAVFKSWDNDRARVYRDLNDIPHDIGTAVNIQEMVFGNSGERSGTGVAFTRNPVTGENQLFGEYLLNAQGEDVVAGIRTPKDIDTLKEQMPDVHQQFVNVTKQLETHYKDLQDIEFTIENGRLYLLQTRNGKRTARAAIKVAVDLVNEGLITKEEAVTQVDVKSIETLLHPNFKEEALKQATVISKMGLPASPGAATGKVVFSAEEAKVQAENGDSVILMRPETSPEDIEGMVASEAIVTTHGGMTSHAAVVARGMGKCCVTGCSDVEIDTVNKTVHYPNGDMLHEGDIISVDGSAGDLYLGEIETVSAEHSDEFEQFMQWSEEIARLQVRMNAETPQDIQAGYQFNAKGIGLVRTEHMFFGAERLVEMRRFILASNYDERVEALNKIKTYQIEDFEAIFKLSSGRPTIVRLLDPPLHEFLPSTEEDIAMVADQLNVSTAHLKRRINDLNEVNPMLGHRGCRLAITYPELYEMQVEAIMTSVFNLKKEGITSQPEIMIPLVSTVEEFTTLKSQLVSTIQDLENDMKDKVHYLIGTMIETPRACLIADQLAQQCDFFSFGTNDLTQLTYGFSRDDAGKFINVYTESNILQLDPFQTLDHDGVGQLIEIAVTNAKRVNSSIKIGVCGELGGDAKSIRRFNQLDIDYVSCSPFRVPGAILATAQSQAEESER, from the coding sequence ATGACAAAATTGATTTATGCATTTGATGAAGGACAAAAATCTATGAAAGACTTATTGGGGGGAAAGGGTGCTAATTTATCGGAAATGAAACGATTGGGTTTACCTGTTCCAGACGGTTTTACGATTACGACAGAAGCTTGTATAGATTACTTAAAGCAAGGTGAACATTTATCAGACGAAGTAAAGTCACAATTACATGACCACTTAACTGCTTTTTCAAATAGAACAGGCAAATCTTTTTCATCTCAGGATCATTTATTACTTGTATCAGTACGAAGTGGTGCGAAAATATCTATGCCAGGTATGATGGATACCATATTAAATTTAGGATTAAATGATGAGAATGTAGAAAAACTTGCCACTAAAACAGATGATGCTCGATTTGCATATGATTGCTATAGACGTTTATTACAAATGTTTGGTGATGTTGTATATGGCGTACCAATGACTCATTTTGATACATATTTTGAACAATATAAAAAAGCGCATCAATATAACTCTGATGCTGATATTACTGCTGAAGGATTAAAAGAAATTTGTGAACAATATAAAGGGATTTATTTAGAACATGGTCATAAACCCTTCCCTCAAGATCCGCTTCAACAATTAGAAGAATCCATTGAAGCTGTATTTAAGTCTTGGGATAATGATCGTGCTCGTGTCTATAGAGATTTAAATGATATTCCACATGATATTGGTACAGCTGTGAACATTCAGGAAATGGTATTTGGTAATAGTGGTGAACGAAGTGGTACAGGCGTGGCATTTACTAGAAACCCTGTGACAGGAGAGAATCAATTATTTGGAGAATATCTATTAAATGCTCAAGGTGAAGATGTCGTAGCAGGTATTCGTACACCCAAGGATATTGATACATTGAAGGAACAAATGCCAGATGTGCATCAACAATTTGTCAATGTGACGAAACAATTAGAAACGCATTATAAAGATTTACAAGACATTGAATTTACGATTGAAAATGGAAGATTGTATTTATTACAAACGCGTAATGGTAAGCGTACGGCTCGAGCAGCTATTAAAGTGGCTGTTGATTTGGTTAATGAAGGGCTCATTACTAAAGAAGAAGCTGTGACACAAGTTGATGTAAAATCAATCGAGACATTATTACATCCTAATTTTAAAGAAGAAGCATTAAAACAAGCGACGGTTATTTCGAAAATGGGGCTACCTGCAAGTCCAGGTGCAGCGACAGGAAAAGTTGTATTTTCAGCTGAAGAAGCTAAAGTTCAAGCAGAGAATGGTGACAGTGTTATTTTAATGAGACCTGAAACATCTCCGGAAGATATCGAAGGTATGGTGGCGAGTGAAGCTATTGTAACTACACATGGAGGAATGACATCACATGCTGCAGTTGTCGCTAGAGGGATGGGGAAATGTTGTGTGACAGGTTGTTCTGATGTCGAAATTGATACAGTAAACAAAACAGTACATTACCCTAATGGTGATATGTTACATGAAGGAGATATCATTTCTGTCGATGGTAGCGCTGGAGATTTATATCTTGGAGAAATTGAAACAGTTAGCGCTGAACATAGTGATGAGTTCGAACAATTTATGCAATGGTCAGAAGAAATTGCACGATTACAGGTACGAATGAACGCAGAAACACCACAAGATATACAAGCAGGTTATCAGTTTAATGCTAAAGGTATTGGCTTAGTGCGTACAGAGCATATGTTTTTCGGTGCGGAACGCCTTGTGGAAATGCGTCGATTTATATTAGCTTCTAATTATGATGAACGTGTAGAAGCATTAAATAAAATCAAGACATATCAAATTGAAGACTTTGAAGCCATATTTAAATTGTCATCTGGGCGACCAACAATTGTCCGATTATTAGATCCACCGTTACATGAGTTCTTACCATCAACAGAAGAAGATATTGCTATGGTTGCAGACCAATTAAATGTTTCTACAGCACATCTAAAACGAAGAATCAATGATTTGAATGAGGTTAACCCAATGTTAGGACATAGAGGATGTCGCCTAGCTATTACTTACCCTGAACTTTATGAAATGCAAGTTGAGGCAATCATGACTAGCGTGTTTAACCTTAAAAAAGAAGGTATTACATCTCAACCAGAAATCATGATTCCACTTGTATCTACAGTTGAAGAATTTACAACATTAAAATCACAATTAGTATCAACGATTCAGGATTTAGAAAATGATATGAAAGATAAAGTACATTACTTGATTGGCACTATGATAGAAACGCCAAGAGCATGTTTGATTGCGGACCAATTGGCACAACAATGTGACTTCTTTAGCTTTGGAACGAACGATTTGACGCAATTAACATATGGGTTCTCAAGAGATGATGCAGGTAAATTTATAAATGTGTATACTGAAAGTAATATATTACAGCTTGACCCTTTCCAAACGTTAGATCATGATGGCGTAGGTCAACTGATAGAGATAGCGGTCACAAATGCTAAGCGCGTTAATTCGTCCATTAAAATAGGTGTTTGTGGAGAATTAGGTGGAGATGCAAAATCAATACGTAGATTTAACCAATTGGACATTGATTATGTTTCATGTTCACCATTCCGTGTACCTGGAGCAATCCTAGCTACAGCTCAGAGTCAAGCTGAAGAAAGTGAGAGATAA
- a CDS encoding FAD-dependent oxidoreductase: MKKQRIGIIGAGPGGLMLGLLLQQQGHDVSIYEKASPDSNQKRGGSLDIHEESGQLALKEADIFERFQALARVEGEDTRVLGKDGTVYFEEIGQGTGDRPEIDRGKLCDIIIEKLKEDTIQYGYTYQSLTELDNGKVTLQFLEDEVQQFDMVVGADGAFSKVRNDVAHVDVTYNDISMIELNIDDVVNKHPDLAQINSNGSLVALGDYKGILGQFTGNGRIKVYVAFRMPSEKLDDYKALSVGELKEQLLEDFSDWDEDLKKYIKYASDDVMCRRIYKLPIGFKWDNHPHITLIGDAAHVMSPFAGEGVNMALYDAYLLAKSIERNEDLQTALKQYEEAMYESSAPRAQESQDNLELMFSQNSAQKFGDFFNQAFDEA; the protein is encoded by the coding sequence ATGAAAAAACAAAGAATTGGAATTATAGGTGCAGGTCCAGGAGGATTAATGTTAGGTTTGCTACTTCAACAACAAGGACATGACGTTTCAATATATGAAAAAGCGAGTCCAGATTCAAATCAAAAAAGAGGGGGCTCTCTTGATATACATGAAGAAAGTGGCCAATTAGCATTGAAAGAAGCGGATATATTCGAACGATTCCAAGCATTAGCCCGTGTAGAAGGGGAAGATACACGTGTGCTAGGTAAAGATGGCACTGTTTATTTTGAAGAAATTGGTCAAGGAACAGGCGATCGTCCTGAAATTGATCGAGGTAAACTATGTGACATTATTATTGAAAAGCTTAAAGAAGATACGATTCAATATGGCTATACGTATCAATCTTTAACAGAATTAGATAATGGTAAAGTAACTTTACAATTTTTAGAAGATGAAGTGCAACAGTTCGACATGGTTGTCGGTGCTGACGGCGCGTTCTCGAAAGTTAGAAATGATGTTGCACATGTAGATGTAACTTATAATGATATTTCAATGATTGAATTGAATATTGACGATGTTGTCAATAAACATCCAGACTTAGCTCAAATCAATAGTAATGGTAGCTTAGTCGCATTAGGAGATTATAAAGGTATATTAGGCCAGTTTACTGGTAATGGCCGTATTAAAGTATATGTTGCATTCCGCATGCCAAGTGAAAAGCTTGATGATTACAAAGCGTTATCAGTAGGTGAGTTGAAAGAACAATTACTTGAAGATTTCTCTGATTGGGATGAAGATCTTAAAAAATATATCAAATATGCTAGCGATGACGTGATGTGTAGAAGAATTTATAAATTGCCTATTGGTTTCAAATGGGACAATCATCCACATATTACTTTAATTGGTGATGCAGCGCATGTCATGAGCCCATTTGCGGGTGAAGGTGTTAATATGGCGCTATATGATGCTTATTTACTAGCTAAATCTATAGAACGCAATGAAGATTTACAAACGGCATTGAAACAGTATGAAGAAGCAATGTATGAAAGTTCGGCACCAAGAGCACAAGAGTCACAAGATAACTTAGAATTAATGTTTAGTCAAAATAGTGCACAAAAATTTGGTGATTTTTTCAACCAAGCTTTTGATGAAGCATAA
- a CDS encoding putative glycoside hydrolase — protein sequence MKQKKIWITLAASALIITGCSSGHENDKSKDNKAEQTANQRNKVAYPKDGVKGIYVTSNSTQGDKIDQLIKYVKDAKLNAMVIDVKDDEGNVTMKFNTGNKLIDKNTMDIADAKPLLKKLKDNDIYPIARIVTFKDTKLAKEHPEWSYKEKDGSVWQNGKGDSFVNPFVKDVWKYNVSISKEAAKAGFQDIQYDYVRFPEGFENEADQLDYDKGDYKNSKLSKGDQRVDAVTSYLEYARKELKPYNVKISADVFGYSALVKNAPGIGQSFPKISKNVDAISSMIYPSHWSPGDFGLEAPDTEPYKTVNRYIQKENNILDSLGKQKPISRPWIQDFTASYLGEGNYKEYDAKTLSDQVQALKDNGVNEFLLWNAGNDYTKGANFNPEKGKNQDKDYQKEKKDK from the coding sequence ATGAAGCAAAAGAAAATTTGGATTACATTAGCAGCAAGTGCATTAATAATTACTGGTTGTAGTTCCGGTCATGAGAATGATAAATCAAAAGATAATAAAGCAGAACAAACGGCTAATCAAAGAAATAAAGTCGCTTATCCTAAAGATGGTGTGAAAGGCATCTACGTTACAAGTAATTCAACACAAGGAGATAAAATTGACCAATTAATTAAATACGTGAAAGATGCCAAATTAAATGCAATGGTTATCGATGTCAAAGATGACGAAGGTAATGTCACTATGAAATTTAATACTGGAAATAAATTAATCGATAAAAATACTATGGATATTGCAGATGCTAAACCATTATTGAAAAAGTTAAAAGATAATGACATTTATCCTATCGCAAGAATCGTTACATTTAAAGATACTAAACTAGCTAAAGAACATCCAGAATGGTCATATAAAGAGAAAGATGGTTCTGTTTGGCAAAATGGTAAAGGGGATAGTTTTGTAAACCCATTTGTTAAAGATGTTTGGAAATATAATGTAAGTATTTCTAAAGAAGCAGCCAAAGCTGGTTTCCAAGATATTCAGTATGACTATGTTAGATTCCCAGAAGGATTTGAAAATGAAGCTGATCAATTAGATTACGATAAAGGTGATTATAAAAATAGTAAATTAAGTAAAGGCGATCAGCGTGTAGATGCTGTTACAAGTTATTTAGAATATGCACGTAAAGAATTAAAACCATACAATGTGAAAATATCAGCAGATGTCTTTGGGTATTCCGCATTAGTGAAAAATGCACCAGGTATTGGTCAAAGCTTCCCTAAAATCTCTAAAAACGTAGATGCTATTTCTTCTATGATTTATCCATCACATTGGAGTCCAGGAGATTTTGGATTAGAAGCACCTGATACTGAACCATATAAAACGGTTAATAGATATATCCAAAAAGAAAATAATATATTAGATTCATTAGGTAAACAAAAACCGATTTCTCGTCCATGGATTCAAGACTTTACTGCTTCATATCTTGGAGAAGGTAACTATAAAGAATATGATGCAAAAACATTATCTGATCAAGTACAGGCTTTAAAAGATAATGGCGTTAACGAATTCTTATTATGGAATGCTGGCAATGACTATACTAAAGGTGCCAACTTCAATCCTGAAAAAGGAAAGAATCAAGATAAAGATTACCAAAAAGAGAAAAAAGATAAATAG
- the lqo gene encoding L-lactate dehydrogenase (quinone), translating to MAKSDKKDVILIGAGVLSTTFGSMLKEIAPDWNIHLYERLDRPGIESSNERNNAGTGHAALCELNYTVQQPDGSIDIEKAKEINEQFEISKQFWGHLVKSGNIEDPRAFINPLPHISFVRGKNNVKFLKDRYEKMKAFPMFDNIEYTEDIEVMRKWIPLMMKGRQNDGGYMAASKIDEGTDVNYGELTRKMAQHLQETDNVEVKYNHEVVDFTRLSNGKWSVKIKNRNTGDVFEQETDYVFIGAGGGAIPLLQKTGIPESKHLGGFPISGQFIACTNPEVIKQHDAKVYGKEPPGTPPMTVPHLDTRYIDGERTLLFGPFANVGPKFLKNGSNLDLFKSVKPYNITTLLASAVKNLPLIKYSFDQVIMTKEGCMNHLRTFYPEARDEDWQVYTAGKRVQVIKDTEEHGKGYIQFGTEVVNSQDHSVIALLGESPGASTSVSVALEVLEKNFAEYADEWKPLIKKMIPSYGESLIEDEQLMRKIRKQTSKDLKLGFYGEK from the coding sequence ATGGCAAAGTCTGACAAAAAAGACGTGATTTTAATTGGTGCCGGTGTACTTAGTACAACTTTCGGATCAATGTTAAAAGAAATTGCGCCAGACTGGAATATTCATTTGTATGAACGCTTAGACCGTCCTGGTATTGAAAGTTCTAATGAACGTAACAATGCAGGTACAGGTCATGCTGCGCTTTGTGAATTGAACTATACTGTTCAACAACCTGATGGTTCAATTGATATCGAAAAAGCGAAAGAAATCAACGAACAGTTTGAGATTTCTAAACAATTTTGGGGTCATTTAGTTAAATCAGGAAATATTGAAGACCCACGCGCATTTATTAATCCATTACCTCATATTAGTTTTGTAAGAGGTAAAAATAACGTTAAATTCTTAAAAGATCGTTATGAAAAAATGAAAGCTTTCCCAATGTTCGATAATATCGAATACACTGAAGATATCGAAGTAATGAGAAAGTGGATTCCATTAATGATGAAAGGTCGCCAAAATGATGGTGGCTACATGGCAGCAAGTAAAATTGATGAAGGTACAGATGTAAACTACGGTGAATTAACACGTAAGATGGCACAACACCTTCAAGAAACTGATAATGTAGAAGTAAAATACAATCATGAAGTGGTTGATTTTACACGTTTATCAAATGGTAAATGGTCAGTAAAAATTAAAAACCGTAACACAGGTGACGTGTTTGAACAAGAAACGGACTATGTATTTATTGGTGCTGGTGGTGGCGCAATTCCACTATTACAAAAAACAGGTATCCCTGAAAGTAAACATTTAGGTGGATTCCCAATCAGTGGACAATTCATTGCATGTACAAACCCAGAAGTCATCAAACAACACGATGCCAAAGTGTATGGTAAAGAACCACCTGGCACACCACCAATGACTGTACCTCATTTAGATACACGTTATATTGATGGTGAAAGAACATTATTATTCGGACCATTTGCGAACGTAGGTCCTAAATTCCTTAAGAATGGTTCAAACTTAGATTTATTCAAATCTGTAAAACCATACAATATTACAACTTTACTAGCATCTGCGGTTAAAAACTTACCATTAATTAAATATTCATTTGACCAAGTGATTATGACTAAAGAAGGTTGTATGAATCATTTACGTACGTTCTATCCAGAAGCACGTGATGAAGATTGGCAAGTTTATACAGCAGGTAAACGTGTACAAGTTATTAAAGATACAGAAGAACATGGTAAAGGTTATATTCAGTTCGGTACTGAAGTAGTGAATTCACAAGACCACTCAGTGATTGCATTATTAGGCGAATCACCAGGGGCTTCAACTTCAGTATCTGTAGCATTAGAAGTTCTTGAGAAAAACTTCGCTGAATATGCTGATGAATGGAAACCATTAATTAAGAAAATGATTCCATCATATGGAGAATCATTAATTGAAGATGAACAATTAATGAGAAAAATCCGTAAACAAACTTCAAAAGACCTTAAATTAGGTTTCTATGGAGAAAAATAA
- a CDS encoding fructose bisphosphate aldolase encodes MNKEQLEKMKNGKGFIAALDQSGGSTPKALKEYGVNEDEYSNDDEMFKLVHDMRTRVVTSPSFSADKILGAILFEQTMDREVEGKYTGDYLADKGVVPFLKVDKGLAEEQNGVQLMKPIDDLDETLDRANERHIFGTKMRSNILELKEQGIKDVVEQQFEFAKKIIAKGLVPIIEPEVNINAKDKAEIENVLKDELKKGLDSLDSDQLVMLKLTIPTQPNLYKELAQHPNVVRVVVLSGGYSRDEANKLLKDNDELIASFSRALASDLRASQSQEEFDKALGDAVDSIYDASVNKN; translated from the coding sequence ATGAATAAAGAACAATTAGAAAAAATGAAGAATGGTAAAGGATTTATCGCTGCATTAGACCAAAGTGGCGGTAGTACCCCTAAAGCACTTAAAGAATATGGTGTTAACGAAGATGAATATAGCAATGACGATGAAATGTTCAAACTTGTGCATGACATGCGTACTCGCGTGGTAACTTCACCATCATTCTCAGCTGATAAAATCCTAGGTGCAATTCTTTTCGAACAAACAATGGACCGTGAAGTTGAAGGTAAATATACTGGAGACTATTTAGCTGATAAAGGCGTTGTTCCTTTCTTAAAAGTTGATAAAGGTTTAGCTGAAGAACAAAACGGTGTTCAATTAATGAAACCAATTGACGATTTAGACGAGACATTAGATCGTGCTAATGAACGTCATATTTTTGGTACTAAAATGCGTTCAAACATTTTAGAATTAAAAGAACAAGGTATCAAAGATGTTGTTGAACAACAATTTGAATTCGCTAAAAAAATTATTGCAAAAGGTTTAGTACCAATTATTGAACCTGAAGTAAATATCAATGCTAAAGATAAAGCTGAAATTGAAAATGTCTTAAAAGATGAACTTAAAAAAGGTTTAGATAGTTTAGACAGTGATCAATTAGTAATGCTTAAATTAACTATCCCAACTCAACCTAACTTATATAAAGAATTAGCTCAACATCCAAATGTTGTACGTGTTGTAGTACTTTCTGGTGGTTACAGCAGAGATGAAGCTAACAAATTATTAAAAGATAACGATGAACTTATCGCAAGCTTCTCACGTGCATTAGCTAGTGACTTAAGAGCTAGCCAATCTCAAGAAGAATTCGATAAAGCATTAGGTGACGCTGTAGATTCAATCTACGATGCATCAGTTAATAAAAACTAA
- a CDS encoding 6-phospho-beta-glucosidase, translated as MSKLPNDFLWGGALAANQFEGGYDQGGKGLSVIDVMTAGEHGKAREITQEVEADKYYPNHEGIDFYHRYKEDVKLFSEMGLKCLRTSIAWTRIFPNGDEEEPNEEGLKFYDDLFDELLKYGIQPVITLSHFEMPLHLAREYGGFKNRKVADFFAHFAETVFQRYKDKVKYWMTFNEINNQMDLNNPIFLWTNSGVLLSEEDNKEEVLYQVAHNELIASAKAVKIGKDINPEFEIGAMISHVPIYPYSCNPKDMMEAEIAGRMRFFFPDVQVRGYYPGYATKMFERENINIGWLEGDDQILQEGTVDYIGFSYYMSTVVKHDSNSSVEDNVVNGGLPNSVENPYIQTSDWGWAIDPVGLRFTLNVLYNRYQIPLFIVENGFGAVDEMDEKGNIHDDYRIQYLKEHIEAAIDAVDQDGVDLMGYTPWGIIDIVSFTTGEMKKRYGLIHVDRDNRGQGTLERTKKDSFEWYRNVIESNGERL; from the coding sequence ATGTCTAAATTACCTAATGATTTTTTATGGGGTGGCGCATTAGCGGCTAACCAATTTGAAGGTGGCTATGATCAAGGTGGAAAAGGACTAAGTGTGATTGATGTGATGACAGCAGGTGAACATGGGAAAGCACGTGAAATCACTCAAGAAGTAGAAGCAGACAAGTATTATCCTAATCACGAAGGTATTGACTTCTATCATCGTTATAAAGAAGATGTGAAATTATTTAGTGAAATGGGATTAAAATGTCTCCGTACTTCTATTGCTTGGACACGTATTTTCCCTAATGGAGATGAAGAAGAACCTAATGAAGAAGGACTAAAATTTTATGATGACTTATTTGATGAATTATTAAAATATGGTATTCAACCGGTCATTACGTTATCACATTTTGAAATGCCATTACATCTTGCTAGAGAATATGGTGGGTTTAAAAATAGAAAAGTAGCAGATTTCTTTGCGCATTTTGCTGAAACAGTATTTCAACGTTATAAAGATAAAGTGAAATATTGGATGACATTCAATGAAATTAATAACCAGATGGATTTGAATAACCCTATCTTTTTATGGACAAACTCTGGTGTGTTATTATCCGAAGAAGATAATAAAGAAGAGGTTTTATATCAAGTCGCACATAATGAACTCATCGCAAGTGCCAAAGCTGTTAAAATTGGTAAAGACATTAATCCTGAATTTGAAATAGGCGCAATGATTTCACATGTACCTATTTATCCATATAGTTGTAATCCTAAAGATATGATGGAAGCGGAAATTGCAGGTAGAATGCGTTTCTTCTTCCCAGATGTGCAGGTTAGAGGGTATTACCCAGGTTATGCTACGAAAATGTTTGAAAGAGAAAATATTAACATAGGTTGGCTTGAAGGAGACGACCAAATTTTACAAGAAGGTACAGTCGATTACATTGGATTTAGCTATTATATGTCTACAGTAGTTAAACATGATAGTAATAGTAGTGTAGAAGATAACGTTGTGAACGGTGGCTTACCTAATTCAGTTGAAAATCCTTATATTCAAACTAGTGATTGGGGTTGGGCAATTGATCCGGTAGGTTTAAGATTCACATTGAATGTATTATATAATCGTTATCAAATTCCATTGTTTATAGTCGAAAATGGATTTGGTGCAGTTGATGAAATGGATGAAAAAGGAAATATACATGATGACTACCGTATTCAATATTTAAAAGAACATATTGAAGCCGCAATTGATGCAGTCGACCAGGATGGTGTTGACTTAATGGGTTATACACCTTGGGGTATTATAGATATTGTATCTTTCACTACTGGAGAAATGAAAAAACGATATGGTTTAATCCATGTTGATAGAGATAATAGAGGACAAGGTACACTCGAACGCACGAAAAAAGATTCTTTTGAATGGTATAGAAATGTGATTGAATCTAATGGAGAACGGTTATAA